Proteins from one Juglans microcarpa x Juglans regia isolate MS1-56 chromosome 6S, Jm3101_v1.0, whole genome shotgun sequence genomic window:
- the LOC121237710 gene encoding dof zinc finger protein DOF4.6, producing the protein MDTAQWPQEIVVKPIEEIVTNTCPKPAALERKARPQKEQALNCPRCNSTNTKFCYYNNYSLTQPRYFCKTCRRYWTEGGSLRNIPVGGVSRKNKRSASSTSSSSSRTLPNLVTHQSLSQSSSQNPKIGEGQDLNLAFPASTQDFRTISELIQLPSIQNGNKNQISTTSTTSSTTAQLSALELLTGLTSRGFNSFMPMPIPDPNSAHTSGFPLQEFKPNLNFSLDGFASGYGSFQGVQESSGRLLFPFEDLKQVSHTSGIEQNKEQGDSTGFWTGMLGGSW; encoded by the exons ATGGACACGGCTCAATGGCCACAG GAGATTGTGGTGAAACCAATAGAAGAGATAGTCACCAACACATGTCCAAAGCCTGCAGCTTTAGAGAGGAAAGCAAGGCCTCAGAAAGAACAAGCGCTTAACTGTCCAAGGTGCAATTCAACTAACACCAAGTTCTGCTACTACAACAACTACAGCCTCACACAGCCAAGGTACTTCTGCAAGACTTGTAGAAGGTACTGGACTGAAGGTGGGTCCCTTAGAAACATTCCTGTGGGAGGGGTTTCAAGGAAAAACAAGAGGTCAGCCTCCTCcacttcttcgtcttcttcaagAACGCTTCCTAATCTGGTCACACATCAAAGCTTGTCACAGTCTTCCTCTCAAAACCCTAAGATCGGCGAGGGCCAAGATCTTAATTTGGCTTTCCCAGCCAGTACTCAAGATTTTAGAACTATCTCTGAATTGATTCAATTACCCAGCATTCAAAACGGCAACAAGAACCAAATTTCTACTACTTCTACGACGAGTAGTACCACAGCTCAGCTTTCTGCTTTGGAGCTTCTTACTGGACTCACTTCAAGGGGCTTCAATTCCTTCATGCCCATGCCTATTCCAGATCCAAACTCAGCTCATACATCTGGGTTTCCCCTGCAGGAATTCAAGCCAAACCTGAATttctctctggatgggtttgcAAGTGGATATGGGAGCTTCCAGGGCGTTCAGGAGAGTAGTGGAAGGCTTTTATTTCCATTTGAGGATTTGAAACAGGTCTCACACACAAGTGGTATTGAGCAAAATAAAGAACAAGGAGATTCGACTGGATTTTGGACTGGGATGTTAGGAGGATCATGGTAA